CTCGGCGTCGAGAATCTGGAGGAGTCTGCGTTCGACGCCCCCGTCGTCGCCGTCGCGGGTCGCGACGAAGACTCCCTCGGACCCGCACCCGTCCGTCGGTTCGACGCGCCAGCCTGAGGCGCGCCACGTCCTCGCGACCAGATCCCGGAGTCGGTCGCTCGACAGCGCCCGGACCGACCCGGCGCCGTCGACACGGCCGCCGCCGGCGTCGCGAGGGTCGCCGTCCGTCATCGCCGGCTCGCCGCTCGCTCGCTCGTCACGGCCTCAGCTCCACGTCGTCAACTCGCGCCCGTCCCGGTGGCCGCCACGTTCGTCCGCCGACGGACTCTCGTCGAGGTCGGCGGCCCGCGAGCACTCGATACACCGCCGGACGTGGTTTCGGTTGTCGCCGAACACGCGCGCGAACTGTTCGGTCACGTGACTGCCGCAGGTGAGACACTCTGGCATACACTCGCACGCGGGCGGGGAGTGGTATTGTTATTCAGCTCCCAACGGCGAGAAACGTCGCACGAGTCGGCGTAACCGGGGCGTACTCGCCTTCGCGTTCGACGGCGGTCGGCCGCGCGCGAGCGCCCCCGCGGCGCCGACGAGACCACGGGTCGCCACCGGGTTCACAGCCCGAGCCTACGCGGCGCGTGAGCCGTATAACAATCCGCCGTCGGCCCGCTAGACGACCCGTGAACACCGAACGCCGGACGTTCCTCCGGCGGCTCGCCGCCCTCTCGGTCGCCGCCGGACTCGCCGGCTGCGGCGGGACGCCCGGTTCCACGACGGATCGCGGTACGTCGACGCTCCCCGACCGCGAGACGCCGACGGATTCGCCCACGCCGACGGCCACGGAGACGCCGAACAGCCTCGCCGAGGAGTGGGGGTTCGACAGCGTCGTCGACGTGACCGAACTCGGCGTCGACCCGACCGGCGGGGCACCCATCGACGACGTGGTCGCCGAACACATCGGCGCCGAGGAACTCCTGTACTTCCCGCCCGGGCGGTACCAGTTGGCGGAGTCGATCGCCGTCAGCGCCGTCCCGCGCGCCGGGATGGTCGGCGCCGACGCGACCATCGTCCCCTCCGAGGGGAACGAGGACCCCATGTTCTCGCTGGGGTGGCCCGACCCGGTCGGCGCCGCCGTCTTCGCGGGGTTGTCCTTCGACTTCTCGGCGGAGGACACCGGCGGCCGCCCGCTGCTCGCGCGGGGCGACGACGTCCTGATCGAGGACGTCACCCTCCGCGGCGAGGCGGACGTCGACCAGGACCTGTTCCGCGTCGACGTGACCGACCCCGACGGCTCCGGGATGATCCGTCGGCTGTTCCTCCCCGACGGCGCGCCGCCGGACACGAAAGTCACGGGCTGTGAGGTGGGCGACGACAACCGCGGCGACGTGTCGTTCGTCGACTGCGAGATCGACCGCTTCCCGGACAACGGCCTGTACGCCGACCCGCCGGAGGGGACCGTCAGCGTGATCGGCGGGAAGTACCAGAACAACGGCGTCGCCGGCGTCCGCGTCGAGGTGTCGGAGGACGCCGTGATCCGCGGGGTCCACGTCCGCTGTGACGACGCCACTAGGGGCGGGGCGAACATGCGGGGGATCCGCCTCCGGGCCGGGCGTTCGATCCTCGTCGAGGACTGTCTCGTCGAGATGCTGGAGGTCACCTCCAGCGACGGCGCGATCACGTTCGCCTCCGAACTCCAGTCGGCGACCGTGCGCAACTGCCTGCTCCACGTCGACGCCGACGGCGTGAACGCGATCCGGATGAAGAGCGCCGCCGGCGGCCGGAGCCGTCGCGGCCCGTTCGTCTGCGAGTCGGTCACCATCACCGGCGCCGCGGGACAGGGGGCCGCCATCGAGGCGGCCGACCGCGAGGGCGTCACCTTCCGCGACATCTGCCTCCACCAGTCCGGCGCCGACCGCGACGGCGTCCTCGTCGACCACCTCCGCGGCGAGTTCCTCGACTCGTCGGTGTCGGTCACCGGCTCCCCGTTCGTGCTCAACGAGTCCACTCTGGTCCGGCGCAACGTCGACGTCCGCGAGGGGGCCGAGGCGGCCGCCGGCGGCGCCGGCCCGTGCGCGAGCGGCGACATCGGCAACGACACGGAGTTCGACCGGTGACCGCCCGCGGCTCCTACGACTCCGAGTCGTCCGTCGACCACTACGCGGGACTGCGGCGACGGGGGCTGTTCGAGCGGGAGGCGCGCGCGATCGAACGCCTGTTCCCGGCCGGCGGACGGGTGCTCGATCTGGGCTGTGGCGCCGGCCGGACGACCGGCCCGCTCGTGGGACGGGGGTACGACGTCGTCGCGGTCGACCTGAGCGAGTCGATGGTGCGCCGGGCGGGGGCCGCCAGCACCGACGCGTCGTTCGCGACGGCCGACGCGGCGTCGCTCCCCTTCGCCGACGACGCCTTCGACGCGGTGTTGTTCTCCTACAACGGCATCGACGAACTCCGGCCGGCCGGCGCCCGCCGGGCGGCGCTCGCGGAGGTCGCCCGCGTCCTCGTCCCCGGCGGCACGTTCGCGTTCGCCACGCGCAACCGATTGCGCTGGTTCCTCCCGGTGCCGCCGTCGCGGCAGTTGCTCGCGAAGATCGCGCGCTACTGGGCCGTCAACGCGTACGCCGGGACGCTGGCGACGCCGTACCGCTACGACCCGACCGCCGACTCCCCGAAACGGGTCCACGTCACCGGGTACCGGACACAGCGGCGGCAACTCCACGACGCGGGCTTCGATCGGGTGCGCGTACTCGGTCGGTCGGGACCGGCGTCCGCGCTGTTCGGACCGTCGCTGTTCGTCGTCTGCGAGGCGACGCGGGCGGGCGGTCAGAACCGGGCTAACTCCACACAAGCCCGTTCATAACAATGGCCGGAACAGGCCCATCCGGAGACAACCGCCACCGGCGGAACAAGGAACATGTCTCCACGCAGCACAGGCGAACGGAAGGGAGTACAGCCCACCAGCGGGCCGGTCGTCCGGCCCGTCGCGTTCCGACAGACAGCGCGGACGGGGGGGAGCGGCGAATGACCGACGCGTACGGCCACGCACGGACCGACGGGGGGACCTCGACTTCGGAGGTCCACCCCGGCGCCACCCTGAGACGGGAGGGCGGACGGGGACCGAGCGTCGGCGCCGACGCGACGATCCGCGAGGGAACGATCGTGTACGCGGACGTCACGATCGGTGACCGCTTCGCGACGGGCCACCACGCGCTCGTCCGCGAAGGCACCACGATCGGCGACGACGTGCTCGTCGGCACCCACGCGGTGCTCGACGGCGACTGCACCGTCGGCGACGACGTCCGCATCCAGACGGGCGTCTACTGCCCGACGGGGACGACGCTCGGCGACCGAGTGTTCCTCGGTCCCCACGCGGTGCTCACCAACGACCCGTACCCGCTGCGCACGGACGACGACCTGGAGGCGCCGACGCTGGAGGACGACGTCTCCGTCGGCGCGAACGCGACCGTACTCCCCGGCGTCACCGTCGGCGAGGGGGCGTTCGTCGCCGCGAACGCGCTCGTCACCGAGGACGTGCCGCCGCGGA
The sequence above is a segment of the Halobaculum lipolyticum genome. Coding sequences within it:
- a CDS encoding restriction endonuclease, yielding MTDGDPRDAGGGRVDGAGSVRALSSDRLRDLVARTWRASGWRVEPTDGCGSEGVFVATRDGDDGGVERRLLQILDAERRPSAPAVRRAVEVMRRHDAEGAVVVSTVEFGARAVAVADVYGVDLVGPAALARAVDDPSAAGGAEGTDRPE
- a CDS encoding DUF7563 family protein — its product is MPECLTCGSHVTEQFARVFGDNRNHVRRCIECSRAADLDESPSADERGGHRDGRELTTWS
- a CDS encoding right-handed parallel beta-helix repeat-containing protein, coding for MNTERRTFLRRLAALSVAAGLAGCGGTPGSTTDRGTSTLPDRETPTDSPTPTATETPNSLAEEWGFDSVVDVTELGVDPTGGAPIDDVVAEHIGAEELLYFPPGRYQLAESIAVSAVPRAGMVGADATIVPSEGNEDPMFSLGWPDPVGAAVFAGLSFDFSAEDTGGRPLLARGDDVLIEDVTLRGEADVDQDLFRVDVTDPDGSGMIRRLFLPDGAPPDTKVTGCEVGDDNRGDVSFVDCEIDRFPDNGLYADPPEGTVSVIGGKYQNNGVAGVRVEVSEDAVIRGVHVRCDDATRGGANMRGIRLRAGRSILVEDCLVEMLEVTSSDGAITFASELQSATVRNCLLHVDADGVNAIRMKSAAGGRSRRGPFVCESVTITGAAGQGAAIEAADREGVTFRDICLHQSGADRDGVLVDHLRGEFLDSSVSVTGSPFVLNESTLVRRNVDVREGAEAAAGGAGPCASGDIGNDTEFDR
- a CDS encoding class I SAM-dependent methyltransferase, producing MTARGSYDSESSVDHYAGLRRRGLFEREARAIERLFPAGGRVLDLGCGAGRTTGPLVGRGYDVVAVDLSESMVRRAGAASTDASFATADAASLPFADDAFDAVLFSYNGIDELRPAGARRAALAEVARVLVPGGTFAFATRNRLRWFLPVPPSRQLLAKIARYWAVNAYAGTLATPYRYDPTADSPKRVHVTGYRTQRRQLHDAGFDRVRVLGRSGPASALFGPSLFVVCEATRAGGQNRANSTQARS
- a CDS encoding acyltransferase; the protein is MTDAYGHARTDGGTSTSEVHPGATLRREGGRGPSVGADATIREGTIVYADVTIGDRFATGHHALVREGTTIGDDVLVGTHAVLDGDCTVGDDVRIQTGVYCPTGTTLGDRVFLGPHAVLTNDPYPLRTDDDLEAPTLEDDVSVGANATVLPGVTVGEGAFVAANALVTEDVPPRTLAVGSPAELRDLPPELDGGNRP